In a genomic window of Pseudoxanthomonas sp. Root65:
- the crcB gene encoding fluoride efflux transporter CrcB, translating to MQAAVWWQQLALVMAGGALGAAMRFWLGGMLLRQLGSGFPWGTFAVNMIGSFAAGFLAIWLEARGPSALYWRAFLMVGVLGALTTYSALMVECLVFARSDRQGSALGYLAVTLVMGLLLVWLGARVAGAVRAPTW from the coding sequence GTGCAAGCAGCCGTGTGGTGGCAACAACTGGCGCTGGTGATGGCCGGCGGCGCGCTGGGGGCGGCGATGCGCTTCTGGCTGGGCGGCATGCTGCTGCGGCAGCTCGGCAGCGGATTCCCGTGGGGCACGTTCGCGGTGAACATGATCGGATCGTTTGCCGCGGGCTTTCTTGCGATCTGGCTGGAAGCACGCGGTCCGTCGGCGCTCTACTGGCGCGCGTTCCTTATGGTCGGCGTGCTGGGCGCGCTGACCACGTATTCCGCGCTGATGGTCGAATGCCTGGTGTTCGCGCGATCCGACCGGCAGGGCAGTGCGCTCGGCTATCTCGCCGTCACGCTGGTGATGGGGCTACTACTGGTGTGGCTGGGTGCGCGTGTCGCCGGCGCGGTCCGCGCGCCCACCTGGTAG